TTTCTTTACACCAGTGGTCACTAAGCCCTAATACGTGAGAGGCATCTGAAGGCGTAAACCCACTGTATATAGCCAAACCTGCACGCTGTAGCCGTGCTAACGCCCGCGCCAAATGTCGGTTTTCCTCAACAGCCTTATCCAGCTCAATTGGCCCTTCACCTAAACGTTCCCAGGCATAGGCTTCGTCCGGTGTCAGGTTAGCCAACATTTCTTCATTACTTTCCAAACGCATAACAAAACGGTTGTTACGGGCATTTGGGTACGCATTAAGCTGATGCTGCAGGCGCTCTTTTACCCAGGGATATTGTTTACCCAGCAAACACATAGGCACAACCCGGCGCGGCCCTATCGCAAAACCTTCGCTGGTGCTGAACGCCACTTCACTGTCGCCCCCCAAACCGATCGCATAAATACGTACCGCTTCAACCATTGGCTGCCAGTCACCAACACGGGCGCCATCTGAACAAAGTTCAGGCTTACCATCAGTGACAATTGCGATATCAGTGGTTGTGCCACCCATGTCAGCAACTACGGCATTCTTCAGGCCACTCAGCGCGCAAGCACCTACAACACTCGCCGCAGGGCCAGACAAGACTGTCGCTACCGGCTGCTGCAGAGCAGTTTGCGTATTCACCAGTGAACCGTCACCCTTAACGATCATCAGTGGTGCATCAATTTTATGTTCGCCGACGATCTGTTTCAGCGCGTTAATCAGCTTCTGAATGTAAGGAACCATTCTGGCATTCAGTACCGCCGTCAATGCACGCTGAGGCGCCCCCAGGCTACTGGCCAGTTCATGACCACACGCCACAGGTTTGCCAGAAAGCTCATTTACTAATTCACGTAATTGAATTTCATGGCTGGCGTTACGGGTACCAAACATACTGGAAATAGCAAACGCGGATACTTTATCTTTCTGCGCCAGAATAAAGTTACGGGCAGCTTCAAGATCCAGTGGCTCAGCTTCATCACCCGTTGCTCCATGACCGCCCGCCATAACCAGCGCGGCATCATCACTAACCATATCCAGCAGGCCACTTTTAGTCACCTGGCTCGGGGTATAGCCCGGCAACATGACGCATACAGGTGCACCATGCCCTTCCACTACAGAGTTAGTAGTTAACGTTGTCGACAACGCTATCAGGGTAACGTCGGTCAGATATTCTTTCGGTAATCCCGATAAAGCATTACCAATACCAATGGTCAGATCATGACGTGTAGTAAGGCTCTTAAAAGTCGCCACAATCTTATTTTGATCATTCATGATGACCGCATCGGTATAAGTACCACCGGTATCAATACCCAAACGAAACGCCATAGTTTACCCCTGAAAAAATAATGCATCCGCAGCATCACACAGCCCGGTCAACCGGGTTATACAATGCAGGAATTCAAGCAAAACGGATTTAATGCAGTGATGCCCTGGCACGCATCACCGACAAAGAAAATATCGTGGCTCTTAAAATGTAAAAGTTAAAACTTATACTTTTAAACGACGATTTCGACCACGACGAGCGCTGGCACCGCCGCCGGCAGCACGCTCAGCCTTACGGCGCTCAAGCAGCTCCGATACACGGCCTTTCAGCTCAACACCAAGATCTGTCTTAGTAGCCGCATCAAACATCTGCCAGTCATCAATTTCAACTTGTGTACGACCACAGCCAAAACACCAGCCGGTATTGCCATCGGCAACACACACGCCCATGCAGGGAGTCATTTCAGCCTCAGCAATTAACTGCTCGTCGGATTTCAGTTCGCCATCGGATTCGGCGATCATTGACTCATCGATTTTCATTATAATTATCTCTTGTAGCACAGCATTAAAACGGCAATAGGCCATAGAACTTATCAGCAGGTGTTAACCGGCTCACAGGCTTCTAGATACCTCAATAATAATAGCAAAGCAAGACAGCATTATGCGGGTGTCGCTTAAGCGTTTAGAGAGGTCACAAAAAGCAAAGAAAATACCCTGAAAGGCCCTGCTCACATAAGGGAAATACGGCAAATACAACTAACTATCCGACAACCGCTCTTGCCGCTAAAAACAATCATCTTTTGCCTGTTAACGGCAATCTGTTCAACGGACACATCTATACGTTAGTATTTAGCTAACAAAAGGAGCACCAGCATGATGGACTACAAAACAACCCGCGACTATCTGCTCAGCCGCCCGGAAGCAGAAGAAGATTTCCCGTTCACCCCTGACGTAGCAGTGTTCAAAGTATGCGGCAAGATGTATGCAACGCTATCGATGGATAAAGCTGATGACGGCTCTCCTGCTCCGCATATGAATCTGAAGTGCGATCCTCAGGAAGCCCAGATGTTGCGAGATATTTTCACTGCAGTAAAAGCCGGTTATCACATGAATAAACGCCACTGGAATACTGTAATACTTGACGGTTCAGTTCCCGCTGGTGAAGTGCAGCGCATGGTAGACCGTTCTTACGGGTTGGTTCTGAAAGGCATGACCCGCAAACAGCGGCTGCCGCTGGAACTCAAATACAGCCCGGAAGAACTGTATCGTTGAAACGGCTCATTAAGCCTTTCGGTGTAATTGTTGCTCACGAAAGTCTGTAGGCGCTAAGCCGAAGAAATTTTTAAAACAGTTACTGAAATGACTGGAAGACACGAAACCGCAGGCAACTGCAATATCAGTCACTGATATACGGCTTTGTAATAGTAAGTCTCTGGCATATCTGATGCGTAACTGCAGATAATAACGCGACGGCGGCACATCCAGATGCTGCTGAAATAAGCGTTCAACCTGTCTTCGGGAAAGGTCTGACAAACTGGCGAGTTCCTCAATACTCAAAGGCTCCTCAATATTGCCATTCATTAGCTGAATAACAGTTTGCAAATGTTCAGGCAAACTTGTGTTTTGCGCAGACATCGCAACCGCATTACTTCCTGTCAAATCAGTTCTTACTGCAAAACGATCGCAACTAAGTATTTCTTCGACAGCCCGGGTTATAGCACTACCTTGTAAACACGTGACTAACTGCATCATCATATCCAGTGCACTTGAAGCGCCCGCGCAGGTAAGGAAGTTGCTGTCTATCTGATAACTCTTATCTGTTAAATTTAAGAGCGGACATTGCTCCCTTAACAAAGCATGATTATCAGGGTGCAGACTAAAAGCAATATCGGCCAACACACCCGCATACGCCAAACTGATCGCCCCATTCCAGATACCTCCTAACACCACTCCCTGAGTATGAGCTCGGCGCAATAACAACGACAAACGATGCTCTTCAGCCAAAGAACAGCGAAAGCCTCCGCAAACAATCAGAATATCGGGGAAATTGTTAGCTATATTTTGTATGTTCCCTGCTGTACTTATTTCAATACCAAGATCACTGACAACCTTATCTTGATACAGCCCAAAACTTGTTATTTGGTAGTGTTCAGCATCGGCCTGGTGGACAAGATTAGCCGTTACTAAAACATCACACGCTGCAGTAAATGCCATCAAACTGAAGTGTTCCAATAAGATAAAACCAACATTCACAGGTTTAGAAACTGATCTCAAACCAGCACTCGAACTCAGCCCTTTTGCAGTACCATTGTGTTTAATTTCCATACATCACCCCTGCTATTTCAAGCAGTATCTGAATCAACAAGCATTTACAAAACAAATATTAATATAGATATCATTTGATATAATTATTCGCATATATCTCTTAGCCTTTCAGCAACAGACTATGGGATTGCCTTCAACAAACACGCCAGGAATTATTAAATGAAAAACCTTCCCATGGATCTCCTGCGCACATTCACTACTATTAATGATCTGGGCGGTTTTACTCAGGCTGGAGACTTACTAGGCCGCTCACAACCTGCCATTAGCCTGCAAATAAAGCGCCTCGAGGAAATGCTCGAAGTTACGTTATTCAACCGCGTTGGAGGCCTTAAACTCACTGAAGAAGGCGCCATCCTATACAGCTATGCGCGTAAAATTCTCGAGATGAATGACACGGCTTGTTCACGCCTTTCCGCACCGGCTCTAAGTGGCTCAGTCCGGCTAGGTACTCCCAATGACTTTGAAGTATCTTTTCTGCCGGTGTTGTTATCAAACTTCTCCCGTGCGTACCCTGATGTCACATTAGATGTTCATTCCGATGTCAGTATTAACTTAAGAAACGCTTATAAAAAAGGTACCTTCGACTTTGTCATGACTATGGATGAATACCCAAATCATGACTTCAGTGACGGCGACTATATTGTTGAACCACTTTCCTGGGCAATCGGGCCTACCTTCAGCTTGCCAAATAACCAACCGCTACCTTTAGTTTTGTATCCACAAGGCTGTATTTACCGCCAACACATTACCCAGGCACTAAACGATGCCAAC
The DNA window shown above is from Aliamphritea ceti and carries:
- a CDS encoding DUF1289 domain-containing protein, translating into MKIDESMIAESDGELKSDEQLIAEAEMTPCMGVCVADGNTGWCFGCGRTQVEIDDWQMFDAATKTDLGVELKGRVSELLERRKAERAAGGGASARRGRNRRLKV
- a CDS encoding hydantoinase/oxoprolinase family protein, producing the protein MAFRLGIDTGGTYTDAVIMNDQNKIVATFKSLTTRHDLTIGIGNALSGLPKEYLTDVTLIALSTTLTTNSVVEGHGAPVCVMLPGYTPSQVTKSGLLDMVSDDAALVMAGGHGATGDEAEPLDLEAARNFILAQKDKVSAFAISSMFGTRNASHEIQLRELVNELSGKPVACGHELASSLGAPQRALTAVLNARMVPYIQKLINALKQIVGEHKIDAPLMIVKGDGSLVNTQTALQQPVATVLSGPAASVVGACALSGLKNAVVADMGGTTTDIAIVTDGKPELCSDGARVGDWQPMVEAVRIYAIGLGGDSEVAFSTSEGFAIGPRRVVPMCLLGKQYPWVKERLQHQLNAYPNARNNRFVMRLESNEEMLANLTPDEAYAWERLGEGPIELDKAVEENRHLARALARLQRAGLAIYSGFTPSDASHVLGLSDHWCKETAEIAAKIWANQLRNLYGMGTWPPGDAVSPCQEVYELVIKKISHVLIESGLHQTGKMSAHKAKSMAGLLADLVLDGNKEESSNPLFKVDFASGYPLVAVGAPAASYYPSVAKQIGLDLHLPEHGDVANAVGAVMGSVVQRAHVTISQPTFGVFCLYHQGEPKRFSDLEKAISCGEELVTELATRQAQEAGAESIEISISRSDNHIKHDIDGELFLDCEITATASGRPDCNVLDLPESSEACSA
- a CDS encoding LysR substrate-binding domain-containing protein; its protein translation is MKNLPMDLLRTFTTINDLGGFTQAGDLLGRSQPAISLQIKRLEEMLEVTLFNRVGGLKLTEEGAILYSYARKILEMNDTACSRLSAPALSGSVRLGTPNDFEVSFLPVLLSNFSRAYPDVTLDVHSDVSINLRNAYKKGTFDFVMTMDEYPNHDFSDGDYIVEPLSWAIGPTFSLPNNQPLPLVLYPQGCIYRQHITQALNDANIPWRVLYCSSSLLGIKSAIEAGLGISALSLNTMPKNLIAEQTDGNLPELGKVTIGFNYEKSSLSPAAELLLKHLKRGLIQNKEFSDSM
- a CDS encoding MmcQ/YjbR family DNA-binding protein codes for the protein MDYKTTRDYLLSRPEAEEDFPFTPDVAVFKVCGKMYATLSMDKADDGSPAPHMNLKCDPQEAQMLRDIFTAVKAGYHMNKRHWNTVILDGSVPAGEVQRMVDRSYGLVLKGMTRKQRLPLELKYSPEELYR
- a CDS encoding GlxA family transcriptional regulator; the protein is MEIKHNGTAKGLSSSAGLRSVSKPVNVGFILLEHFSLMAFTAACDVLVTANLVHQADAEHYQITSFGLYQDKVVSDLGIEISTAGNIQNIANNFPDILIVCGGFRCSLAEEHRLSLLLRRAHTQGVVLGGIWNGAISLAYAGVLADIAFSLHPDNHALLREQCPLLNLTDKSYQIDSNFLTCAGASSALDMMMQLVTCLQGSAITRAVEEILSCDRFAVRTDLTGSNAVAMSAQNTSLPEHLQTVIQLMNGNIEEPLSIEELASLSDLSRRQVERLFQQHLDVPPSRYYLQLRIRYARDLLLQSRISVTDIAVACGFVSSSHFSNCFKNFFGLAPTDFREQQLHRKA